The sequence below is a genomic window from Effusibacillus lacus.
GAGACGATTCCAAAAACAAGAGACTTTGAGGAACTTATTGTGTATCACCTGGCTCCCTTTCTGACAATAAGGGGTTTAGTAGGTCTTATTTGGTGGGATTTCAAGGGCTTCCCCCTAAAAATCCTCGAAATAAGTGCCTGAAAATCCCCTGCTTCAATATATTGCTCCCTAAGTACAGAAATAGGGACCTCTGAATCCCTTACTTGCATAATACCACGAAAAAAGGCTGCCCCCACTTGGGACAGCCCGGTGAATTGTGCAAGTTACACATTCAATTCCGTAAAGAAGAATCTGACCAGAATCAGTGCGCTGAGCACCCACATCAGCCAGTGGATCTTGTGCTTTCCGCCCACCAGGTTGTTGGCCAAAGCCAGGATTACAAAGAACAGGATCCCGAAGGAAATTCCGTTTGCGATCGAATAGGTGAAAGGCATGATCACGATTGTCAGGAACGCAGGGATCGAATACACGAAATCATTCCACTCGATATCTTTTACCGCTCCCATCATCAATACACCCACGATGATCAGCGCAGCAGCAGTTGCCTGCCCCGGTACAAGCAGCGCCAACGGAGCAAGAAACAGGGCGAGCAGGAACAGCACGCCAGTTGTGACAGCGGTAAGGCCTGTACGTCCGCCTTGGGAAACACCTGCAGCACTTTCAATGTATGCAGTTATGGTACTGGTTCCAAGCAGTGCACCCAAGCTTACGCCACCTGCATCCACCAGCATTGCGCGGCCGATTTTTTCTTTGCCGTCCGGCTTGTCCAGAAGCCCTGCTTTCGCGGCAGTACCCGTCAAGGTTCCGAATGTATCAAACAATTCCACAAAGGTAAAGGTAAAGATAATGGTCAACAGACCCGCGTTAATGGCACCCGCAATATCCAGGCTGCCAATCGCCAGATTGGAAAAATCGGGGATCCAATTCGCGTTGGCCAAGGAGCCAAGATTGGTAATTCCCATCGGGATGCCGATAATCGTTGTGATAATGATTCCAAGCAAAATCGCGGCAGGAACCCGCATCGCCATCAAGATGCTGGTCACGAGCAAGCCGATAGCCGCAAGCATAATCCCTTTGTCATGGATAAAGTTCCCCAATTGCATCAGCCAGTCAAAACCGCCAATGTTCTTGAGCGGCTGCGCCGGATCTTTCCCGATGTAAAACGCAGTCAGCAAGCCACTGTTCTTGAATCCGATGATGGTAATAAACAACCCGATCCCCACTGTCACTGCCGCACGGAGGGATTTAGGCACCGCCTCCAGCATCATCTGCCGAATCTTGGTCAAGGTTAACAGGATAAAAATAAGACCGGAGATAAAGACGGCACCCAGTGCCATTTGCCAGGTAATCTGCCCGTTGGAACTGAGGACGACGGCTGCAAAGTAGGCATTCAGCCCCATGCCCGGTGCCAGAGCGATCGGGAAATTCACAAGCAATCCCATCAGGATCGTGACCAGACCTGCCCCCAGAGCGGTCGCCACGAATACGGCGTTAAATTCCATTCCGGTAGCCCCGCCAGCCGTCAGGGTCAGCGGGTTCACGATCAGAATGTAAGCCATCGTGATAAACGTGGTGATCCCTGCAATGATCTCAGTGCGAACATTCGTGTTGTTTTCCTGCAATCGGAAGAATTTTTCCATTGCTTGATGTCCTCCCTTTCTTTTATTCCCACTCAATCGTGGCAGGCGGTTTGGAAGTTATATCATAAACCACCCTGTTTACATGAGGCACTTCATTGACAAGACGGGTCGAAAGCCGCTCAAGCACGTCAAAGGGAATTCTCGCCCAGTCGGCTGTCATCCCGTCTTTGGAAGTGACAGCCCGGATGCCGATGGTATAGGCATAGGTCCGTTCATCTCCCATGACCCCGACGCTCCTGATATTGGGCAAGACCGCGAAGTACTGCCAAATCTCCCGGTCCAATCCGGATCTTTTGATCTCGTCCCGGACCACCCAGTCTGCCTCTTGCAGCAGATCCAGCTTGTCCTCCGTTACCTCGCCGATAATGCGAATTGCCAGACCCGGCCCCGGGAACGGCTGCCGCCAGACAATTTCATCGGCAATTCCCAACTCGGTGCCAAGGGCCCTCACTTCATCCTTGAACAGCGTCTTCAGCGGTTCCACCAGTTCAAACTGCATGTCTTCCGGCAGTCCGCCCACATTATGGTGGGACTTGATGGTGGCTGCCGTGGCGGTTCCGCTTTCGATAATGTCTGTATAAAGTGTGCCCTGCGCCAGATAATCGAAATGACCGAGTTTCTTCGATTCCTCCTCAAACACCCGGATAAATTCTTCACCAATAATCTTGCGCTTCTGTTCGGGGTCGGTGACTCCCGCCAAACGGGCCAGGAACCGTTCTTTTGCGTCAATTTTGACCACGTTCATGTGAAATTCCTGGGCGAATGTCTGCATGACCAGATCCGCCTCGTTCTTGCGGAGCAAGCCGTGATCCACAAACATGCAGGTCAGATTGTCACCGATAGCCCGGTGTACCAAGACGGCCGCCACCGAAGAATCCACACCGCCGGACAACGCACAGAGCACTTTTTTGCCCCCGACAACAGACCGGATATCGGCAATTGCTTCGTCCACATAAGATCCCATCGTCCACTCTCCGCGGCAACCGCAAACTTCGTAAAGGAAGTTCCTGAGCATCTCTTGGCCATGGATGGAATGGTTCACTTCCGGATGGAACTGAACGGCGTAGATTTTGCGATCCGGGGAACTCATGGCCGCAACGGGAGCATGCTCCGTGGAAGCGTCCACCTGAAAACCGGCCGGAGGTGCCAGCACCAGGTCGCTGTGGCTCATCCATACCTGCTGTTCTCCAGGTTGGTTCTTGTAAAGAATCGAATCGGAACGAACTTCGATCATCGCTTTTCCGTATTCCCGCACAGCCGCCCGCTCCACTTTCGCCTCAAAGTGGTGGGCAATCAGCTGCATTCCATAACAAATTCCCAGAATCGGAACGCCCAGTTCAAAAATGGCAGGGTCAACTTTCGGTGAGCCCTCCGCATACACAGAATTGGGACCGCCCGAGAAGACAACCCCTTTTACTCCCATCTCTTTCAGCCTGTCAGCCGTAACGGTTGGCGGAAGCAACTCTGAGTAAACGTTCAGTTCCCGAATGCGCCGGGTGATCAGCTGGTTGTACTGTCCGCCAAAATCGAGTACCACAACAGATTCATGTTTCACTGCCCATCTAGCCCCCAAGACTGATTAGAAAATAAAAAACACCGGTTTTGCCCGTTGAATTTGACTTCCTTACTAGGATTAGCAAAGATTGACAGTCAAATACGAGGCAAAAACGGTGGTCGCGAATCAAGACTTGCCGAACAACCGCCTCGTAGTCAGGTCATTTACGGTGACCTGGTAGAGACTGTCGGGCCCTATCCCCGACGTTATACGAGCGTTTCCGACATCAGTTTACACGAACATTATTTGCAAGTCAACGCTTGTTTGTTCGTCCTATTTTTCGAACGATGCGTTCCCAAAGCTCTTGTGATTCCATTACTTCCTTCTTTTCAACCGGTTTGTTGCCATAACGAACCCGCTCAAAAATTCGGACCAACTGAATCCACTCATTCCCACGAAAGCCTTTGGCTGTCATTTCCGCCCCAAACTCCCTGACTGTCACATTCGGATCCCGACGCAAACCGAATCTTTGGATAATCGTCAACAAACGGTCTATGGCATGAACAATCTGTAACTTCCCGTCATCACCTTTCCCGGCAGACCGCTTCAGATAGAAGGCGATCAGCAGGCGGCGGCGGAACAGGAATCCCGCAGCAAGCAGCAGTATGCACAGTGCCAAAGTGACGGACCCAATCAGTCTCCAGTTAATCTCATATGTCACTTTGACGCTGTCATCCGTTTGCTGCGGATTGTCAGGTTCTTTTCTTTCCGTTTGTTCGGCGGGCTGCTCCGGGGCAGCCACCGGAGTCACTTCCTGCACCACAGGTTGGGCGAAAGTGGCAGTCGGCTCAAACGGAACCCATCCGGTTCCCGGAATCCAGACCTCCACCCAGGAGTGGGCATTCTTGTTGCGAACCAGATATTTCTTCATGTCACTGCCCGGGACGGGGGTTGTGTCCTGCTCCCCGGCGGTGAAGCCTTTCACCCATCTTGCCGGCATCCCGACAGATCTGGCCAACACCACCATGGAAGAAGAGAAGTGGTCACAATACCCTCTTTGGCTGTCAAACAGGAACTGGTCGACAAAATCCTGATCGGCGGCCGGGAAGGGAACGTCTTTCGTTTCATAGGTGTAGTTGGTTCGCAGGTATTCTTCGATCGCTTTTGCTTTTTCGTAGAAATTCTCCTTATTGCCCGCAATCGTAACAGCAAGGTCCCGCACCCTCTGGGGCAGCGTGCCAGGCAGGTTCATGTATGCTTCATACCGCTTCTGTCGTATCAAATCCATAAATGCCTGCTTGTTTGTCTCCTGCCAGAACTTCTCCTCCCGTGTTTGAATCCCCTCCGGGTCATAGAAAGGCACATGGGACACCACATCATAAATGGTCCCCTTCCGAAGATCGGACGCCATACGCCAAGCTGTCGGGGTAAAGTATTTGATGGAAAACCGGCTTCCGCCAGACGGATTTGGCTGGACGTTTTCAATTTGGTATTGTCCCAACAACACGTCAAACTGGCCGTTTTCCATCTGGATTTGCTGACGAACGTACTTGGTCCGGACATCCGCCTGAATCGCATAGTCGTCTCGGAACTGTTGGGTTGTTTCCTGAAGCGGGAAACGGGGAGCCACCGTAAAACCGTTATCAGCCCAACCCTTCCCTGTGTATACCGCTTTCGACTCTCCGCGATAGTACCCTTCCTGATTGGTAAGTACCGTGAAGGCAATCGTCTCGTCCATCTCGTACGGACCGCCCAGATTGCTGTCGTCGTTCCCGTACCCGATTTTTTTCGGACCGTTCAGCCCCTCATTGACCGCTTTCCCCTGCAGAAAGGAAACGGGATCCGGCCAGGAAGGAGGGAGTTTGGGGGCAGCCATGCCGGTTCCGACAGCTGATGCAGTCACAACCAACGTCCACACCACCCATTTGGCTGGCCAACCTCGCATTCTTTTCGGAATGCGGGCCCATTTTTCCAGTTCCGGCAGTTGGGAAAGCGACAACATGATAACCCCAAGCAGAAAGTAGCGAACCACATATCCGGAAGCATCCGGCGGGAAGAACGTATCAATCACGCCAATCACAAGCTCCCCGATGAACAGCAGCACAAACAACCATACCCGGCTGATCATTGCATTTCGATAGACAGAAGCGGTTAACCAGAGGAACAGAAGAAACAGAAACGTCCGGGTAATCTCGGGCACATCCGTAAAGTTCCGCTCCACCAGCAGATTGAATCCGACCGACAGTTCCCTCCCCAGATCCAGAATCCATTTGAACTCCCAGATCTTCTCGCCAAAGAAATAAAAATAATGCATAAACGAGAACATAAGTGCCAGTTTCAAGCCAATCTGGACAATCCGAGCGGGAACCAACAACTCAATTCCCAACAACAGAGCCACAAACAGGTAGAACCCGTCCATGTCGGGGATGCCGCCCGCCTGCCCCAGCGGAGCCAACAACTGGTACAGCCAGACGAACAAGATGGCGGTCAACAGAAAATCCCTTGAAAAAGTGCCGGTAATCCAATTAGATGTACGCTGCATGAACAACCGGCCCCCTTACCGCTTCCTCCAATTCCTGTTCACTCCCAACAAAATACGCATGCACTCCGAACAGCGCCAGCTTGCCGATCATCTCCCGCTCGGCCTGTGTAATCATGGAGGAACTCTTGATCAGGAAAAATTCCGTCTTAATCTTTCGATAGTCAAGCAGTCCCACGAG
It includes:
- a CDS encoding DUF4129 domain-containing transglutaminase family protein, with protein sequence MQRTSNWITGTFSRDFLLTAILFVWLYQLLAPLGQAGGIPDMDGFYLFVALLLGIELLVPARIVQIGLKLALMFSFMHYFYFFGEKIWEFKWILDLGRELSVGFNLLVERNFTDVPEITRTFLFLLFLWLTASVYRNAMISRVWLFVLLFIGELVIGVIDTFFPPDASGYVVRYFLLGVIMLSLSQLPELEKWARIPKRMRGWPAKWVVWTLVVTASAVGTGMAAPKLPPSWPDPVSFLQGKAVNEGLNGPKKIGYGNDDSNLGGPYEMDETIAFTVLTNQEGYYRGESKAVYTGKGWADNGFTVAPRFPLQETTQQFRDDYAIQADVRTKYVRQQIQMENGQFDVLLGQYQIENVQPNPSGGSRFSIKYFTPTAWRMASDLRKGTIYDVVSHVPFYDPEGIQTREEKFWQETNKQAFMDLIRQKRYEAYMNLPGTLPQRVRDLAVTIAGNKENFYEKAKAIEEYLRTNYTYETKDVPFPAADQDFVDQFLFDSQRGYCDHFSSSMVVLARSVGMPARWVKGFTAGEQDTTPVPGSDMKKYLVRNKNAHSWVEVWIPGTGWVPFEPTATFAQPVVQEVTPVAAPEQPAEQTERKEPDNPQQTDDSVKVTYEINWRLIGSVTLALCILLLAAGFLFRRRLLIAFYLKRSAGKGDDGKLQIVHAIDRLLTIIQRFGLRRDPNVTVREFGAEMTAKGFRGNEWIQLVRIFERVRYGNKPVEKKEVMESQELWERIVRKIGRTNKR
- a CDS encoding NCS2 family permease: MEKFFRLQENNTNVRTEIIAGITTFITMAYILIVNPLTLTAGGATGMEFNAVFVATALGAGLVTILMGLLVNFPIALAPGMGLNAYFAAVVLSSNGQITWQMALGAVFISGLIFILLTLTKIRQMMLEAVPKSLRAAVTVGIGLFITIIGFKNSGLLTAFYIGKDPAQPLKNIGGFDWLMQLGNFIHDKGIMLAAIGLLVTSILMAMRVPAAILLGIIITTIIGIPMGITNLGSLANANWIPDFSNLAIGSLDIAGAINAGLLTIIFTFTFVELFDTFGTLTGTAAKAGLLDKPDGKEKIGRAMLVDAGGVSLGALLGTSTITAYIESAAGVSQGGRTGLTAVTTGVLFLLALFLAPLALLVPGQATAAALIIVGVLMMGAVKDIEWNDFVYSIPAFLTIVIMPFTYSIANGISFGILFFVILALANNLVGGKHKIHWLMWVLSALILVRFFFTELNV
- the guaA gene encoding glutamine-hydrolyzing GMP synthase — its product is MKHESVVVLDFGGQYNQLITRRIRELNVYSELLPPTVTADRLKEMGVKGVVFSGGPNSVYAEGSPKVDPAIFELGVPILGICYGMQLIAHHFEAKVERAAVREYGKAMIEVRSDSILYKNQPGEQQVWMSHSDLVLAPPAGFQVDASTEHAPVAAMSSPDRKIYAVQFHPEVNHSIHGQEMLRNFLYEVCGCRGEWTMGSYVDEAIADIRSVVGGKKVLCALSGGVDSSVAAVLVHRAIGDNLTCMFVDHGLLRKNEADLVMQTFAQEFHMNVVKIDAKERFLARLAGVTDPEQKRKIIGEEFIRVFEEESKKLGHFDYLAQGTLYTDIIESGTATAATIKSHHNVGGLPEDMQFELVEPLKTLFKDEVRALGTELGIADEIVWRQPFPGPGLAIRIIGEVTEDKLDLLQEADWVVRDEIKRSGLDREIWQYFAVLPNIRSVGVMGDERTYAYTIGIRAVTSKDGMTADWARIPFDVLERLSTRLVNEVPHVNRVVYDITSKPPATIEWE